TCGGACTgtgaaacacaacatcaacagtgGTGTCGTTTGTGAGATATTTTCCATAAACAATGTGTACTTTGCATGCAGGCAGCAACACGGTCCCAAACTACACAAGGAGAAGATAACCAGGACGAGGGAATGGTGGCAAAACTCGCAGGAATGAAGGAGACAATAAGGAAGTTGACAGAGGAAACAAGAGCACTCTGCCAAAAGAACGCAGCGCTTAAGTGAACCAATGAGGAGTTCGTGGGAGGAGGAGAACCTAGTGGCACCAAGCACATGGATTCACAGCAGGTCCCTGCGAACTCCACAGCAGAAGAGGAGAGAAGCAATTGTACCTCGTCAGCACCGACCTACCATACAACGCAGGAGTCATGGCGGTATCTCTTCCACCCAAATTCAAAGTTCCTCAGATGGAGGTGTATGACGGATCTGAAGACTCATTGGAACACTTGGAGACATTCAAGACCCACATGACCTTACATGACTTTCTGGGTGAAATCGTCTATCGAGCCTTCTCTTTGACGTTGAAAGGACCTGCTCGAGTTAAAAATAGGATCTGAgcatatacaattttttttttacccaccTAGGTCTAATCTGAATGGATAATTGCCCGAACCCTAATCTTTTAATTTCGtattgagttttcaaattgtaaCAAAGTTTTTCAGTTTAGCTTGAAGAATACTTTtcgaataattatttattttatgtttcatcCTAAATAGTAATATCTTACCATTGCGATCAAATTCATTCCATGTAAATGTGAAGAGCCCGATATCATAATGGGCCGGACTTGGACCTGTCGCGTGACTATACATTTACACACATTCCGATGTCTGCAACAGACGGCCACAAGGAATTGATCGTCGCTCGTCGCTCGTCGCTCTATGAATTGGTAGTTTGTGTGTCATTTTTTAGGTTTTTGTTCGTACCAGCAAACTGaacgtaaaaattaaaaaaagaaaaaagtttagaaatgaataaaaataaagcatttgtttaaataaaaccGCCTAATTCTATAGGGTTTTTTCATATCTAAAGAGACGGTGCGAGGAAGAGAGGTTGCATATTCAAAGTTAGGGCTTTTTCATACAGTGCGAGAGAGTGAGTGGGTGGTTTCATGGACCGTCTTCTTCGTCCAAGAGAACGGCACGCCTTTTCTGGCTTTACAAAGCCTGAGGTAATCCCTACCTCctattttttcttggttttcttCTTTATGATGCAAATGTAGCTGTTTTGATTTCGTTGTCTCTGTTTCGATTGATTTCTTTAATTATGCACAAATGTTTGAACAGATGCGTGagtataaatgattttattttgtagacTCCAACACAATTAGGTCCTACTTTCAAGACATGAGAATCTTCATTGAATTGTGGTTGGGATGCCCTAATTTCTCTGTTTCTTGTTAGCACAGGAACACGAGTATCTTGGATCTAGTTAGAACTGGATACGATTGTTGTAAATTACATGTGCTGCATTTGACGGTCTTTTTTATGAATTAAGCTTTTAGAGGTCTAATTCCATGATCGTGATGTCTTGATTGTAGCTTCTGTTTAGCAGAATACCTTTTGGCATtgactaattattttaattctttgtGAATTGTATAGCTAAGCTCAGAAAATATGACTTAGCATTCTCGTGTATATGGATGAATGCATGGAAATCATGGCCTTTAAAGTGTTATACAAAAAATTCGGTTTTCTACATCATAATGTTAAAAACTCGTCACTCTGCAATCATCAGGTCCAAATTCTAGCTTCTTGTGAAAAATTTGATTGCATGTTGTTATGAACAAGTCTGCATTGCAATGAATTTGAGCTCAGTTATCCTTTGGATTTGGGTAAAGTTGTGAAGTTGCAATGAATTTTTATGTGCTTATCATttggtgttttattttgattacaGAGTCTTGCTCATAAAAGAATGATTAGAGTCCCAAATGGCCAAGCCTTTTGGCCGTGCACTTTGATTAGGTAGTTCATGGTCAGCATTGTGTTCTAATGTTGTGCAAAGACATTATGCAATGAGGGGGGAATTGCAGATGCAATCAGAAGAACATTTAACTTTAACTTTTCCTAAGAATACTGTCAAATCTGTCTTTAAGGCATTTCAAAAGCTTTGCGGTCATTAGTTTCAagattttttgttgaaaatactGTCAGCATATGTTTTCGTTTGGCTAATGGAGTCTGCTAAAAAGCATTGCAATTGTATCTGTCCCTATCCTTTCAAACAGATTGATAAAATGGAGACAATGCTAGAGGAATCAGAAGAACAGTTGCTTAACcaagaattttgtaaaaaaattgcacaaaagTTCAAGTAAGTCCTCTTAATTGCACTAATTGAATTTCATTGCTTGGTTAGAGATGTGATacatatgtaatatatatttccTAAATTTGCTTGTATAGGCGCTAAGCCTTTCACTTTGGCATGTTATTTCTCTGCAGTCGCTCGTCTGGTCGTGCTGGGAAACCTATTGTTAAATGGACTGAggttatttcattttctattttctgttaccccccccccccccccccccccccccccccccaaaaaaaaaaaaatgtatgtctACTGTAGATTATTACTATTTGATTGCTGCCATCAAGGCCTGTTTTctctttgttatgttttttgGGTACCACCTCTctgttttgattatatcttaGGTACATAGTTGGTTCCAAAATCGACAGAAAGATATACCCAAAAACATGCATGTGCTCCCAAAAGTTAGCCCTTCAAATGGGACTAATGGAATCTCACAAATGCCAAAAGGTTCGTTGCATAAATGCTTACTGcttcttttgtgttttttccATAGAATTATGCAAGGTtcatttgtttgtttgcttttgAAGAAATGGTTTTTGGAAAGCATATGGATTAAATTAGTATTGAACTCATGATGCCTTAATATCAGAAAATATTGTCGGTGCATGTAAAGCAATATCTTCTAACTCAGaaatgtgataccccatatgatatatGACATGggtaagggtaggtggtgtatgagatcccacattgcttgggaaggagaagttcttgctctttataaggttctaatggggctccaattgtatcattgactagtcattttggagtataggtcatgtggtttgggtcttccattggggcgttacaagaAAAGAGgatgaaaagaagataaaataataaatacacatTGAAGCAAAAAACATTGAGTTGCTTAATGTACATGTGAAAAGGGAGAAGGGGGATGGGATGAATGGATTATCCTATGATGCATTATATAGCCAATAATGCCATGCTAAACTGCCTATGCCATTGTTGAATAGCCTTTTTGCTATTTAGTTGCTCTACTATTCTGTAGAATCTGCATTCTATATGTTTCAATGTTGTTGCCAGGCCCTTACCTGGTCTCGtttatttgtttcatattttaacctttaattggttaaactatcaaaaaaataaatatttgtagaACCTTCTCTATGATATATGACGGTGATCCTAAACATGCTCCTTAAGTAACCTAGTTGAATTGAGGATGTAGGGATGGACATGTCGCAACTCTGGACAGTGCTAATGTCTAGCTTTTGCTTATCAGTCCATATTGGCTGTcatcatgttttcaaaaatggCTTTTGCTTTTTCATTGGGTGCCTTACTATATGTTATTTTGTAGATGAGTTAGAATTTCGACGTAAtaaattttctaagtttttttcatctttgtttcttttcaatGACCACCAAGATAATATATCGAATAAGATCTGATGATATTGAACTGTTTCTCTGTAATCTTCCACAGAAGATGGTTCAAAAGCAGGAGAGAGGATCCCAGACTTATCAGATTTGGAATTTGAGGCAAGGTCATCAAAGGATGGGGCATGGTAAGCATACATATGGCAAACAataggaatttttttaattatttaatcattCTAAACTTTCAGCTGGTCATTTAATATTACCATGTTGGAT
This genomic interval from Juglans microcarpa x Juglans regia isolate MS1-56 chromosome 4D, Jm3101_v1.0, whole genome shotgun sequence contains the following:
- the LOC121261134 gene encoding protein SAWADEE HOMEODOMAIN HOMOLOG 1-like isoform X1 — its product is MDRLLRPRERHAFSGFTKPEIDKMETMLEESEEQLLNQEFCKKIAQKFNRSSGRAGKPIVKWTEVHSWFQNRQKDIPKNMHVLPKVSPSNGTNGISQMPKEDGSKAGERIPDLSDLEFEARSSKDGAWYDVDIFIGHRFLGAGEVEVRVRFVGFGAEEDEWVNVKKAVRQRSIPLDHSECHKVKEGDLVLCFQERRDCLIYYDAHVLEIQRRLHDIRGCRCLFLIRYEHDNTEERVRLRRLCGVRC
- the LOC121261134 gene encoding protein SAWADEE HOMEODOMAIN HOMOLOG 2-like isoform X2, with product MDRLLRPRERHAFSGFTKPEIDKMETMLEESEEQLLNQEFCKKIAQKFNRSSGRAGKPIVKWTEVHSWFQNRQKDIPKNMHVLPKVSPSNGTNGISQMPKEDGSKAGERIPDLSDLEFEARSSKDGAWYDVDIFIGHRFLGAVRVRFVGFGAEEDEWVNVKKAVRQRSIPLDHSECHKVKEGDLVLCFQERRDCLIYYDAHVLEIQRRLHDIRGCRCLFLIRYEHDNTEERVRLRRLCGVRC